The Persephonella sp. IF05-L8 genome contains a region encoding:
- a CDS encoding class I SAM-dependent rRNA methyltransferase, translating to MKKIILKKTALPKIKQKNLWIHKNEIKKLPNLKAGEIVDIYIGNEYLATGYINPDSKITVRILSFEKTDINSLIRNRIKEAIQKRENLKSITNAYRIIHSEADLLPGLIADFYNGYIAIQINTAGMENFRQLILDTLIETLSPEGIIDKSDEKVRKKEGLTTENKVLYGSIPDKILITENNINFSVYLKEGQKTGFYLDQRKNRKLVSEYVQTGFKVLDLFSNAGGFGTYCGKKGADFIKFVDVSDLALNQVQENCRLNEITNFQTIKEDAFDFLKNETDSYDLIIVDPPSFAKSRHERQGALRGFKYLIVNSLKILNPKGYLAVFSCSHHISMQDLIDLTTSSAAITGDILEIKEFMYQDKDHPAVINMPNTLYLKGLLVQKR from the coding sequence ATGAAAAAAATAATCCTGAAAAAAACAGCCCTCCCAAAAATCAAACAAAAAAATCTATGGATACATAAAAACGAAATCAAAAAACTACCAAATCTCAAAGCAGGCGAAATTGTTGATATCTATATCGGCAATGAATATCTTGCCACAGGATATATAAACCCAGACAGCAAAATAACAGTCAGAATTCTCTCCTTTGAAAAAACAGATATAAATAGCCTTATCCGAAACAGGATAAAAGAAGCTATTCAAAAAAGGGAAAACCTGAAATCCATAACCAATGCCTACCGAATAATCCACTCTGAAGCAGATTTACTTCCTGGACTGATAGCAGACTTTTATAACGGCTACATTGCAATCCAGATAAATACAGCAGGAATGGAAAATTTCCGCCAGCTTATACTTGATACACTTATAGAAACCCTATCCCCTGAAGGAATAATAGACAAATCCGATGAGAAAGTAAGAAAAAAAGAGGGGCTTACCACAGAAAATAAAGTCCTGTATGGCAGTATTCCAGATAAAATTTTAATAACAGAAAACAACATAAACTTTAGTGTATATCTTAAAGAAGGCCAGAAAACAGGATTTTACCTTGACCAGAGAAAAAACAGGAAACTGGTTTCTGAGTATGTCCAGACAGGCTTTAAAGTCCTTGATTTATTTTCAAATGCAGGTGGTTTTGGAACTTATTGTGGCAAAAAAGGAGCAGACTTTATAAAGTTTGTTGATGTATCAGACCTTGCCTTAAATCAGGTTCAGGAAAACTGCCGGCTAAACGAAATAACTAATTTTCAGACTATAAAAGAAGATGCATTTGATTTCTTAAAAAATGAAACAGACAGCTATGACCTGATTATTGTTGACCCTCCATCATTTGCAAAAAGCAGACATGAAAGGCAGGGGGCACTAAGGGGTTTTAAGTATTTGATAGTAAACAGTCTAAAAATACTAAATCCAAAAGGCTATCTTGCTGTGTTTTCCTGTTCACATCATATTTCCATGCAGGATTTAATAGACCTTACAACTTCCAGTGCTGCAATAACAGGGGATATTCTTGAAATAAAGGAATTTATGTATCAGGACAAAGACCATCCGGCAGTAATAAATATGCCAAACACATTATATCTTAAGGGGTTATTAGTCCAAAAAAGATGA
- the infB gene encoding translation initiation factor IF-2, producing MSKVKISDLAKEFGMTWKQLAEEIQNLTGTKIKSPSTKIDEEVVTLLRDVLGESPVAVEEEVEEKEEKKEGIKVWDVAHDLGISFEEAKEALKAIGFEGEISSFTEVTPEQIERIKEYLKEKAKKEEERKKELEKQKQEALKKVKREKEEKPQEKKTEKPAEEKVEKIEKPVEKPKVEKKPPVAEEKPPVKEERPTTVEEKTVSKPAAKKEEKPKKKFERKPPVEKTEKPKPKPAPKPKKEEKPEEIEETKEQISEKEKIRLSKEEKAELEALKKLMGAQPKKKKKKKKKKEEEKKPETVSKEEEDLKIAIIPEVITVRELAELLDLPVNQIMADLLKKGILASVNQTIDPEIALQIAEEHGFLAEIQQEGEEVSIVEELPEEEKAKILGEKEEEGELVERPPVVTVMGHVDHGKTTLLDTIRKTDVAAREKGGITQHIGAYKIKLPNGKEITFLDTPGHEAFTTLRARGSKVADIAVLVVAADDGVKPQTVEAINHAKNAEVPIIVAINKIDKPGADPERVKRELSQYGLIPEEWGGDTIMVPVSAKTGQNVEELLENILLVAEILDLKANPNKPAIGTVIEAKLDPKKGPVATVLIENGTLHQGDYFVAGYTWGKVRAMFDERGNQLKEAGPGTPVEILGFNDVPQAGDKFIVKPSEREARQLAEQRLRKREEELQAKRARMHFESLAGEKEVNIIVKADVQGSLEAILKSLEELSEKFEDVSINVIHSGIGRITESDVMLAAASNAIILGFNVRPDAAARKAAEEEGVDIRVYGIIYDLIEDMEKALKGMLEPEEREQFLGTCEVKQIFRIKGVGTVAGCIVTEGVIRRNAKARLVRDGVVIYDGEIASLKRFKEDVKEVAKGYECGVMLKDFNDVKPGDIIESYEIVKEKKE from the coding sequence TTGTCAAAGGTTAAGATATCCGACCTTGCTAAAGAATTTGGAATGACATGGAAACAGCTTGCTGAAGAAATTCAGAACTTAACAGGAACAAAAATCAAATCTCCATCTACAAAAATAGATGAAGAGGTTGTTACCCTATTAAGAGATGTTCTTGGAGAATCGCCGGTAGCTGTAGAAGAAGAAGTAGAAGAGAAAGAGGAAAAGAAGGAAGGCATAAAGGTATGGGATGTTGCACATGATTTAGGTATATCCTTTGAGGAAGCAAAGGAGGCTCTAAAAGCCATTGGTTTTGAAGGTGAAATCAGTAGCTTTACAGAGGTTACCCCGGAACAAATAGAAAGAATAAAAGAATACCTTAAAGAAAAAGCAAAAAAAGAAGAAGAAAGGAAAAAAGAGTTAGAGAAACAAAAACAGGAAGCTTTAAAAAAGGTAAAAAGAGAGAAAGAAGAAAAACCTCAGGAAAAGAAAACAGAAAAACCTGCAGAAGAAAAAGTAGAAAAAATAGAAAAACCAGTAGAAAAACCAAAAGTAGAAAAGAAACCACCTGTTGCTGAAGAAAAACCTCCTGTAAAAGAAGAAAGACCAACGACTGTAGAAGAAAAAACAGTTTCAAAACCAGCAGCTAAAAAGGAAGAAAAACCTAAGAAAAAATTTGAAAGAAAACCCCCTGTTGAAAAAACAGAAAAACCAAAACCAAAGCCTGCTCCAAAACCTAAGAAAGAAGAAAAGCCTGAAGAAATAGAAGAAACAAAAGAACAGATATCAGAAAAAGAGAAGATAAGACTAAGCAAAGAAGAAAAAGCAGAGTTAGAAGCTCTCAAGAAACTTATGGGAGCTCAACCAAAGAAAAAGAAGAAGAAAAAGAAAAAGAAAGAAGAAGAAAAGAAACCAGAAACAGTCTCCAAAGAGGAAGAAGATTTAAAAATAGCAATTATTCCAGAAGTAATCACAGTAAGAGAACTGGCAGAATTATTGGATTTACCTGTTAATCAAATAATGGCAGACCTACTCAAAAAAGGAATTCTTGCATCAGTTAACCAGACTATAGACCCGGAAATAGCTCTCCAAATAGCTGAAGAACATGGCTTTCTGGCAGAAATACAACAGGAAGGGGAAGAAGTATCTATAGTGGAAGAACTTCCTGAAGAAGAAAAAGCAAAAATACTTGGAGAAAAAGAAGAAGAAGGGGAGCTTGTTGAAAGACCTCCTGTTGTTACTGTAATGGGTCACGTTGACCATGGAAAAACAACACTTCTTGACACCATCAGAAAAACAGACGTTGCAGCAAGGGAGAAAGGCGGAATTACACAGCATATAGGTGCTTACAAAATAAAGCTCCCTAACGGCAAAGAAATCACTTTCCTTGACACCCCGGGACACGAGGCATTTACAACCCTCAGAGCAAGAGGTTCTAAGGTTGCAGATATAGCAGTTCTTGTTGTGGCAGCAGACGACGGGGTAAAACCACAGACAGTAGAAGCCATAAACCATGCTAAAAATGCAGAGGTTCCAATAATAGTTGCAATAAACAAAATAGACAAACCTGGTGCTGACCCTGAAAGAGTAAAAAGGGAATTATCACAGTACGGACTTATCCCTGAAGAATGGGGAGGCGACACAATAATGGTTCCTGTTTCTGCAAAAACAGGGCAGAATGTTGAAGAACTCCTTGAAAATATACTCCTTGTAGCAGAAATACTTGACCTTAAAGCAAACCCAAACAAACCAGCAATAGGAACAGTAATAGAAGCCAAACTTGACCCCAAAAAAGGTCCTGTTGCAACAGTGCTTATAGAAAACGGAACACTCCATCAGGGGGACTACTTTGTTGCAGGATATACATGGGGTAAAGTCCGTGCAATGTTTGATGAAAGAGGTAATCAGCTTAAAGAAGCAGGACCCGGAACACCTGTGGAAATCCTTGGATTTAATGATGTTCCACAGGCAGGGGATAAATTCATAGTCAAACCTTCAGAAAGGGAAGCAAGACAGCTTGCAGAACAGAGACTAAGAAAAAGGGAAGAAGAGCTTCAGGCCAAAAGAGCCAGAATGCATTTTGAAAGCCTTGCAGGAGAAAAAGAGGTTAATATCATTGTTAAAGCTGACGTTCAGGGTTCACTTGAGGCAATCCTTAAATCCCTTGAGGAATTATCAGAAAAATTTGAGGACGTTAGCATAAATGTAATCCACAGCGGTATAGGAAGAATTACAGAAAGTGATGTTATGCTGGCAGCTGCATCTAATGCAATCATACTTGGCTTTAACGTTAGACCAGATGCAGCAGCAAGAAAAGCTGCAGAAGAGGAAGGGGTAGATATCAGGGTTTACGGTATTATCTACGACCTTATTGAAGATATGGAAAAAGCCCTTAAAGGAATGCTTGAACCTGAAGAAAGGGAACAATTCCTTGGAACCTGTGAAGTTAAACAGATATTCAGAATTAAAGGTGTCGGAACTGTTGCAGGATGTATCGTTACAGAAGGGGTAATAAGAAGAAATGCAAAAGCAAGACTGGTCAGGGATGGTGTTGTTATATATGATGGGGAAATAGCATCCCTCAAAAGATTTAAAGAGGACGTAAAAGAAGTGGCAAAAGGATATGAATGTGGAGTGATGTTAAAAGACTTTAACGACGTCAAGCCTGGCGATATTATAGAGTCCTACGAAATTGTTAAAGAAAAGAAAGAGTAA
- a CDS encoding ribosomal L7Ae/L30e/S12e/Gadd45 family protein: MLKQIISLIQIGWRGRLIKIGYEDTEKELKKGKKGFLIIAEDIAERTKRNILRERNTEFYQLFTKEQLGKFIGKKEVGIIFVPLNKFGLKLKGLIAQYFELERR, encoded by the coding sequence TTGCTTAAACAGATTATAAGTCTAATCCAGATAGGCTGGAGAGGAAGACTTATAAAAATAGGGTATGAGGATACAGAAAAAGAACTGAAAAAAGGAAAGAAAGGATTTTTAATCATAGCTGAGGATATAGCAGAAAGAACAAAAAGGAATATCTTAAGAGAAAGAAATACTGAGTTTTATCAGTTATTTACAAAGGAACAATTAGGTAAATTTATAGGAAAGAAAGAAGTGGGAATAATATTTGTCCCTCTTAATAAATTTGGTTTAAAATTAAAAGGTTTAATTGCTCAATACTTTGAGCTTGAAAGGAGGTAA
- the nusA gene encoding transcription termination factor NusA, translated as MSVKLKNVIEAVAKEKNVPEEIIEKALIDGIKTAVQKEYGYRDNVRVVFDKENDELKVYLRKRVSPFIENPKRDITLEEAKKYDPNADIGKYVDVPLSLEDLGRIALNAAKEVITHKVAKVEKNILFKEFKDLEGKVVTGTVRRFENGDIIVDLGRVEAILPEEEQIKKERYKIGDRIRALILKVIKDGSFPVYEKGRIKRYIHPIDRDKPLVILSRTHPNFLGKLLEIEVPEIQEGEIEIKAIAREPGERAKVAVYSKDKNIDPVGVVVGLKGSRIQNVTNELSGEKIDVIQWDPDPAVFVMRALSPARPTKYRLLEDEKRIEVAVPKNELSLAIGKGGINAKLAHKLTGWHIDILSEEDFERLQQLPRAGE; from the coding sequence ATGTCAGTAAAACTTAAAAATGTAATAGAAGCAGTAGCAAAAGAAAAAAATGTGCCTGAGGAAATCATAGAAAAGGCACTTATAGACGGGATAAAAACTGCTGTTCAAAAAGAGTATGGATACAGGGATAACGTCCGCGTTGTTTTTGATAAGGAAAATGATGAACTAAAGGTATATCTCAGAAAAAGAGTTTCTCCATTTATAGAAAATCCCAAAAGGGATATTACCCTTGAAGAAGCAAAAAAATATGACCCAAACGCTGACATAGGTAAATATGTTGATGTTCCCCTCAGCCTTGAGGACTTAGGAAGAATTGCCCTGAATGCTGCAAAGGAAGTTATCACCCATAAAGTTGCAAAAGTAGAAAAAAATATATTATTCAAAGAATTCAAGGATTTAGAAGGCAAAGTTGTTACCGGAACAGTAAGAAGATTTGAAAACGGAGATATTATTGTAGACCTTGGTAGAGTAGAAGCTATACTTCCTGAAGAAGAACAGATAAAAAAGGAAAGATACAAAATTGGAGATAGAATAAGGGCACTTATCCTTAAGGTTATAAAAGATGGCTCCTTCCCGGTATATGAAAAAGGTAGAATAAAAAGATACATACACCCAATAGACAGGGACAAACCACTTGTTATACTTTCAAGAACACATCCAAACTTCCTTGGAAAACTACTTGAGATTGAAGTTCCAGAAATACAGGAAGGAGAAATTGAGATTAAAGCAATAGCCAGAGAACCTGGAGAAAGGGCAAAGGTAGCAGTTTACTCTAAAGATAAAAATATAGACCCTGTTGGTGTGGTTGTTGGTTTAAAAGGAAGCAGAATTCAGAATGTAACAAATGAGCTCTCAGGAGAAAAAATAGACGTTATTCAATGGGACCCAGACCCAGCAGTTTTCGTAATGAGAGCATTATCCCCAGCCAGACCTACAAAATACAGACTGCTGGAAGATGAAAAAAGAATAGAAGTTGCGGTTCCTAAAAATGAGTTATCCCTTGCCATAGGAAAAGGAGGAATAAACGCAAAATTAGCCCACAAACTAACAGGCTGGCATATAGATATACTAAGCGAGGAAGATTTTGAAAGATTACAACAACTACCAAGAGCAGGAGAATAA
- the rimP gene encoding ribosome maturation factor RimP has protein sequence MKEQIIERVKELLQPLIEERCLKLVDVEYITAGKPVLRIYVYNPEGTSIEDCEWISRRIGALLDIEDLIPVSYILEVSSPGLDRKLKNKEEYDIFKGRDVKIVLSKPIEEGKNVYEGVLQGLEDNNVLLETDGKTIKIPLEKISKTNLEFKPNGER, from the coding sequence TTGAAAGAACAGATTATAGAAAGGGTAAAAGAGCTTTTACAGCCTCTAATTGAGGAAAGGTGCTTAAAACTTGTTGATGTTGAATACATAACAGCAGGAAAACCTGTTTTACGTATATATGTATACAATCCTGAAGGAACAAGTATAGAGGATTGCGAGTGGATTAGCCGTAGAATAGGAGCATTACTTGATATAGAAGACTTAATACCTGTTTCCTATATTCTGGAGGTTTCATCTCCAGGGCTTGATAGAAAGCTAAAAAATAAAGAAGAGTATGATATTTTCAAAGGAAGGGATGTAAAGATAGTTTTATCTAAGCCGATAGAAGAGGGTAAGAATGTATATGAGGGGGTATTACAGGGGTTGGAGGATAATAACGTTCTCCTTGAAACTGATGGAAAAACAATAAAAATACCCCTTGAAAAAATATCAAAAACAAATTTAGAGTTTAAACCAAACGGAGAGAGATAA
- the frr gene encoding ribosome recycling factor — MIQEYLKDAESRMKKAVEKFKEELAGIRTSRASTAIVENIKVDYYGVEMPLKQLATITTPEPSQIVIQAWDQNAIPLIEKALKEANIGANPQTEGNIIRLILPPMTEERRKEIVKFIGKLAEEARIAVRNVRRDDKERLEELKKEGFSEDEVKKALEQLQKITDKYIQQINQLAEQKEEEVLSL, encoded by the coding sequence ATGATACAGGAATATCTAAAGGATGCAGAATCCAGAATGAAAAAAGCAGTTGAAAAATTCAAAGAAGAGCTTGCAGGAATTAGAACATCAAGAGCCTCAACAGCAATCGTTGAGAATATAAAAGTTGATTATTATGGTGTAGAAATGCCATTAAAACAGCTTGCAACAATAACAACACCTGAGCCTTCCCAGATTGTAATTCAGGCCTGGGATCAAAATGCAATTCCATTAATAGAAAAGGCATTAAAAGAGGCAAATATAGGAGCAAACCCTCAAACAGAAGGAAATATAATTAGGCTCATCCTGCCTCCTATGACAGAAGAAAGAAGAAAAGAGATTGTTAAATTTATAGGAAAACTGGCAGAAGAAGCCCGTATAGCTGTAAGAAATGTAAGAAGAGATGATAAAGAAAGACTTGAAGAACTCAAAAAAGAAGGATTTTCAGAGGACGAAGTTAAAAAAGCCTTAGAACAACTTCAGAAAATAACAGATAAATACATACAACAGATTAATCAACTGGCCGAGCAAAAAGAAGAAGAGGTGCTTTCCCTCTAA
- the pyrH gene encoding UMP kinase — MGLKYKRVLLKLSGEALMGDQDYGIDPLFIDELAEEVKSVYEIGAEIAIVIGGGNIFRGVKGSSMGMDRATADYMGMLATVMNALALQDILEKKDVPTRVMSAIEMRQIAEPYIRRRAIRHLEKGRIVIFAAGTGSPFFTTDTTGALRAAEIKADVLLKATKVDGIYDKDPVKHPDAKLLKEITYLDAINKDLKVMDHTALTLCMENNLPIIVFNIKKKGNLMKILLGEPVGSVVR; from the coding sequence TTGGGGCTCAAATACAAAAGAGTTCTTTTAAAACTTTCCGGCGAAGCATTAATGGGGGATCAAGACTACGGGATTGATCCCCTTTTTATTGATGAACTGGCTGAAGAAGTCAAATCTGTATATGAAATAGGGGCAGAAATAGCCATTGTAATAGGGGGTGGAAATATATTTAGAGGGGTAAAAGGCTCCTCAATGGGAATGGACAGGGCAACAGCAGACTATATGGGAATGCTTGCCACTGTAATGAATGCCCTTGCACTTCAGGATATACTTGAAAAAAAAGACGTTCCAACAAGGGTTATGTCTGCCATTGAGATGAGGCAGATTGCAGAACCATACATTAGAAGAAGAGCCATAAGACACCTTGAAAAAGGCAGGATAGTAATATTTGCAGCAGGGACTGGAAGTCCATTTTTCACAACAGACACAACAGGAGCCCTCAGGGCAGCAGAGATAAAAGCAGATGTTCTGCTGAAAGCGACAAAAGTAGATGGTATCTACGATAAAGACCCAGTAAAACATCCAGATGCAAAACTACTTAAAGAAATAACTTATCTGGATGCAATAAATAAAGACCTGAAAGTTATGGACCATACAGCATTAACACTTTGCATGGAAAACAACCTACCAATTATTGTCTTCAATATAAAGAAAAAAGGAAATCTCATGAAAATTCTCCTGGGCGAGCCAGTAGGCTCAGTCGTAAGGTAA
- the tsf gene encoding translation elongation factor Ts, with the protein MAVDAKLVKTLREMTGAGVLECKKALEETGGNLEEAVELLRKRGIAKAAKKAGRETKEGIIHAYIHAGGRVGVLLELNCETDFVARNEVFKELANELALQIAAMKPQYVSRDTVPPEVIEKEGEIAREAALAEGKPEHIAEKIAEGKVEKFLKEVCLLEQPYIKDDKKTVEDLIKEYIAKLGENIQVRRFTRYEIGD; encoded by the coding sequence ATGGCAGTAGATGCAAAATTAGTAAAAACATTAAGGGAAATGACAGGGGCTGGCGTTTTAGAATGTAAAAAAGCCCTTGAAGAAACAGGTGGAAACCTTGAGGAAGCTGTTGAGCTTCTCAGAAAAAGAGGAATAGCAAAAGCTGCCAAAAAAGCAGGTAGAGAAACAAAAGAAGGTATAATCCACGCTTATATCCACGCAGGTGGAAGGGTTGGCGTTTTACTTGAGCTTAACTGTGAGACAGACTTTGTTGCAAGAAATGAAGTGTTCAAAGAGCTGGCAAATGAACTGGCACTCCAGATTGCAGCAATGAAGCCACAATATGTAAGCAGGGATACAGTTCCACCTGAAGTTATAGAAAAAGAAGGAGAAATAGCAAGGGAAGCAGCACTTGCTGAAGGAAAACCAGAACATATTGCCGAGAAAATAGCAGAAGGAAAAGTTGAAAAATTCCTTAAAGAAGTCTGTCTCCTTGAACAACCATACATAAAAGATGACAAGAAAACAGTTGAAGACCTGATTAAAGAATACATTGCTAAACTTGGTGAAAACATACAGGTAAGAAGATTTACAAGATACGAAATCGGAGATTAA
- the rpsB gene encoding 30S ribosomal protein S2 translates to MPFEITMRELLEAGVHFGHQTRRWNPKMAPYIFTKRNGIHIIDLAKTIPLFKTAWEYVRDEVANGATILFVGTKKQAQEIIKEQAERCGAFYINERWPGGLLTNFQTVRKSIDKLKKLERMEAEGAFEILPKKEVVRLKKKKEKLEKILGGIKDMERIPDILYIVDTVREELAVKEAKKLGIPVVAIADTNCDPDLIDYPIPGNDDAIKAINLITTKIADAVLEGKSMREATVSEAGEIESVEAEMLRKAEEEGVAEVNVVESGIHGANAPEKEEALEEAVDKEIKEELPEEIEEAKEELK, encoded by the coding sequence ATGCCATTTGAAATCACAATGAGAGAACTCCTGGAAGCAGGGGTGCACTTTGGTCACCAGACCAGAAGATGGAATCCCAAAATGGCTCCTTACATCTTTACAAAAAGAAATGGGATTCATATCATTGACCTTGCCAAAACAATCCCACTGTTTAAAACAGCATGGGAATATGTAAGGGATGAAGTAGCAAACGGAGCCACAATCCTGTTTGTTGGAACAAAAAAACAGGCACAAGAAATCATCAAAGAACAGGCTGAAAGATGTGGAGCTTTTTACATTAACGAAAGATGGCCTGGAGGGCTTCTTACAAACTTCCAGACAGTTAGAAAATCCATTGACAAACTAAAAAAACTTGAAAGAATGGAAGCAGAAGGGGCATTTGAAATACTTCCTAAAAAAGAAGTTGTAAGGCTCAAAAAGAAAAAAGAAAAACTGGAAAAAATCCTTGGTGGAATTAAGGATATGGAAAGAATTCCTGATATTTTATACATCGTTGATACTGTCAGGGAAGAGCTTGCTGTAAAAGAAGCTAAAAAATTAGGAATTCCTGTTGTTGCAATAGCAGATACAAACTGTGACCCAGACCTTATAGACTATCCAATTCCAGGAAACGATGATGCGATTAAAGCCATTAACCTGATTACAACAAAAATAGCAGATGCAGTTCTTGAAGGTAAATCAATGAGAGAAGCAACTGTATCTGAGGCAGGAGAAATAGAAAGTGTAGAAGCAGAAATGCTCAGAAAAGCAGAAGAAGAAGGCGTTGCTGAAGTAAATGTTGTTGAGTCAGGAATACATGGGGCTAATGCTCCTGAAAAAGAAGAAGCTTTAGAAGAAGCTGTGGATAAAGAAATAAAAGAAGAACTTCCTGAAGAAATTGAAGAAGCAAAGGAGGAGCTTAAATAA
- a CDS encoding LptF/LptG family permease, producing MKILYRYLYKKLTIYLLVIIPSFSIVAILVELIELLRKAKNLDFSAIALYTLYQLPEKIYYILPVSVVIAFFLLAKDLINRREIYPILLNGISLRKMGLTLFVFPVFLSLVQLANLEVIMPEAKMKAQEIYLFLKNRPQNEPLIAYNSWVTVDKRTFMYFGFLDLNKRIGKDIVIIKFNKNFDPVLRIEGSKFTVGKTVKIKNAKVIDLKRFTEFTIRKLTEYDYNKKIDLNSLKKLIKIKKPVSLTQFYKVARIAEKFGHPASLYWSKFYSKVATVISPFILGFVVYPLLWNRKKYIIGVIAGLIIVYWYATAFLTSMASTNVIPFYGIFAVDVIYLLLGLLLYRKLKFSEL from the coding sequence TTGAAAATACTGTATAGATACCTTTATAAAAAGTTAACTATTTATTTACTGGTCATAATTCCCTCCTTTTCTATTGTTGCTATACTGGTTGAGCTTATTGAACTGCTTAGAAAAGCAAAAAACCTGGATTTTTCTGCGATAGCACTCTATACCTTATATCAACTGCCGGAGAAAATATACTACATTTTACCTGTTTCTGTTGTTATTGCATTTTTCCTTCTTGCAAAAGACCTTATAAACAGAAGAGAGATATACCCTATACTTCTTAATGGTATTTCTCTAAGAAAAATGGGTTTAACATTATTTGTTTTTCCTGTTTTCTTATCCCTTGTTCAGCTGGCTAATCTGGAGGTTATAATGCCAGAGGCTAAGATGAAAGCTCAGGAAATCTATCTGTTTTTAAAAAATAGACCTCAAAATGAGCCTTTAATTGCATATAATTCATGGGTTACAGTGGATAAAAGGACTTTTATGTATTTTGGCTTTCTTGATTTGAATAAAAGGATAGGAAAGGATATTGTTATTATTAAGTTTAATAAAAATTTTGACCCTGTTTTAAGGATAGAAGGTTCAAAATTTACTGTCGGTAAAACTGTCAAGATAAAAAATGCTAAGGTAATTGACCTTAAAAGATTTACTGAATTTACCATAAGAAAGCTAACTGAATATGACTATAATAAGAAAATAGACCTTAATAGTTTAAAAAAACTGATAAAAATCAAGAAACCTGTATCTCTTACACAGTTCTATAAGGTTGCACGAATAGCAGAAAAATTTGGACATCCGGCTTCTTTATACTGGAGCAAATTTTATTCTAAGGTTGCTACTGTAATATCACCATTTATTTTAGGGTTTGTTGTGTATCCTCTTTTATGGAACAGAAAGAAATATATTATTGGGGTTATTGCAGGACTTATAATTGTTTATTGGTATGCAACAGCATTTTTAACTTCTATGGCTTCTACCAATGTTATTCCGTTTTATGGTATATTTGCAGTGGATGTGATTTATCTATTGCTGGGATTATTACTATATAGAAAACTCAAATTCAGTGAGCTTTAG
- the pheA gene encoding prephenate dehydratase, whose translation MDYREQLQQLRIQIDQIDEEILKLLNKRAELAKKVGEVKKEHKLPIYVPSREQAIFQRLEELNKKYGEIFPTDYIKPVFREIISACRSTEESLKVAYLGPRATFTHQAAIEHFGQAVEFIPVQTIKDVFEEITKEKADFGVVPVENTIEGIVNYTLDLLVDYPLKITGEVILEISLHLMGINPNLNEIQRVYSHRHALAECREWLMKNLPDAQLIEVESTAKAAEMAKDDYEAAAVASEAAADIYGLHIIERKIDKHTHNYTRFLIIGKEISPPTGNDKTTFVFSLKNQVGALYKTLEPLYKHGINMTKIESRPSKKEAWDYIFFTDIEGHINDKKVKAALNELKESSPFFKILGSYPKAH comes from the coding sequence ATGGATTACAGAGAGCAGTTACAGCAGCTTAGAATTCAGATAGACCAGATAGATGAAGAAATCTTAAAACTTCTTAATAAAAGGGCAGAGCTTGCCAAAAAAGTAGGAGAAGTAAAAAAAGAGCACAAGCTCCCTATATACGTTCCAAGCAGGGAGCAGGCTATATTCCAGAGATTAGAAGAACTCAACAAAAAATACGGGGAAATATTCCCCACAGACTACATAAAACCTGTTTTCAGAGAAATTATATCTGCCTGCCGCTCAACAGAAGAAAGTTTGAAAGTAGCATATCTGGGACCCAGAGCCACATTTACCCATCAGGCTGCTATTGAACATTTTGGTCAGGCTGTTGAGTTTATTCCTGTTCAAACAATAAAGGATGTATTTGAAGAAATTACAAAAGAAAAAGCAGATTTTGGGGTTGTCCCTGTAGAAAACACAATAGAAGGAATTGTTAACTATACCCTTGACCTGCTTGTTGATTATCCTTTGAAAATCACAGGTGAGGTAATACTTGAGATATCCCTTCATCTAATGGGAATTAATCCAAATCTTAATGAAATCCAGAGAGTTTATTCCCACAGACATGCCCTTGCAGAATGTAGGGAATGGCTTATGAAAAATCTACCTGATGCACAGCTTATTGAGGTAGAATCAACAGCAAAAGCTGCCGAAATGGCTAAAGATGACTATGAAGCAGCAGCTGTTGCAAGTGAAGCAGCAGCAGATATATACGGTCTTCATATAATAGAAAGAAAAATAGATAAACATACCCACAACTACACAAGATTTCTGATAATAGGCAAAGAAATTTCTCCACCTACAGGAAATGATAAAACCACTTTTGTTTTTTCCCTGAAAAATCAGGTTGGTGCACTTTACAAAACCCTTGAGCCCCTATACAAACATGGGATTAATATGACAAAAATTGAATCCCGTCCATCCAAAAAAGAAGCATGGGATTATATATTCTTCACAGACATCGAGGGGCATATAAACGACAAAAAAGTAAAAGCAGCTCTTAATGAGTTAAAAGAAAGCTCTCCTTTCTTTAAAATTTTAGGTTCATACCCTAAAGCTCACTGA